The genomic region GCAAAAGGCCGGTAAGAAGCGCATGAAGCAGGTGGGCAATGTGGAAATTCCACAGGAAGCCTTCCTGGCGATCTTGCAGGTTAGTGACAAATAAGCCCAAATAAAAGGGAGTAGCGCTTCAATGAATTGGACCTATCTGGCGATTGCAGCCATTGCTGTTGGCCCCATCCTGATCGGCATTGCCCGTAGCAAGATGCGTGAGCCAACTTTTGATGCCGAGCAAATGCCCGAATTGGCATTGTGGGGATATTTTCTCCTCTTGGTCGGTTCTTGGGGGGCGCTATCGGCCATTGCCAATCCAAGCGATTTGTTTTTCCTGGTCATCGGGGTGACGCCGGCAGTGATGGCGTTAGTTGCTCGACTGAAAGGATATCGCGCCAGGGGTGGGGAAAAGGCCTTGCCAGATTGGGCTGCATTTGGCTTCTCAAATTGGATCGTGCTGTTGTCTATCGGTGTGCTGAAGACATTCGTGATCGAGCCGATGCAGATTCCGTCCAGCTCCATGCGTCCGGGTTTGGTCGTCGGCGACTTCATTGTGGTCAACAAGTTTGCCTACGGTATCCGTGTGCCCTTTATCAATGAAGTAATTGTCCCAACTGGTGCGCCAGCTCGCGGCGACGTGGTTGTTTTCCGTTACCCGCTCAATACAAAGATCAACTACATCAAGCGTCTGATTGGCCTGCCAGGGGATACAGTTGAATATCGCAATAAGCAGCTGTCGGTGAACGGTATTCGCTATGAAAGCCAGCCAATTGGGGTCTACAAATACGATGAGCGCGAAAATAGCGTGAATCGTATGCAGGAAAAGACACCGTCGAAGACATATCAGACGCTGAACGATCCGGATCAGCAAGCGTACAACCTCATGCAGTTGGCACAAATCAGCATGCAGCCTGAATTTGCCAGCAGCGGGGAGCGTGATCTTCAGTCTGCAAACTGTCAGATTGACGAGACTGGATTTGTGTGCAAAGTTCCGGCGGGGCATTACCTGATGCTGGGTGACAACCGCGACAATTCGTCTGATGGTCGCTATTGGGGTTTTGTGCCAGAGAATCATCTCGCGGGCCGCGCTTTCATGATTTGGATGAACTTCAAAGACATGAGTCGCGTTGGCACAATGATTCACTGATGATCTGATTGTTACCGGGAGTTTTGTATGAAAAAGCAATCAGGATTCAGTTTGATGCAAGCGTTTGCGGGCATGGTGCTGCTTGGCATGCTAGCAGTGGTTGGCTTTAAGCTTATCCCTGTTTATACCGAGTATTTTGCAGTTAAGCGGTCTCTGCAGCGCGTGGCGATTGAGCAGAAGGGCTTGCCTGTGGCTCAGATTCGCGAGTCATTCGATAAGTATGCTCAAATCGAGTCGATTTCGTCTGTTCATGGTCAGGATCTGGAAATCGAGTCCGATAATGAAGGGATGGATCTTCATGTCGAGTATTTCAGAGAAGTTTCACTTGTCGCAAATATCAGCCTGAAATTTAACTTCAAGGCGGATGGCCGCTCATCAGGGAACGCCAAGTGACGCGAGAGGATTTATTGAATACCTTGGTCAAACAGCTGGGGTATTCGTTTGCTCAGGTGTCGCTCTTGCGTCAGGCACTGACGCATCGTAGTTATGGTGTACCTCATAATGAACGTCTCGAGTTTCTGGGGGACGGTATTCTGAATGCAGTCGTGGCCCGTCTGCTGTTTGATGCATTTCCGGGTGTATCCGAGGGCGAACTGTCTCGTCTGAGAGCAAGTTTGGTCAAGAAGGAAACCTTAGCGGAGTTGGCCGTTCGACTCGAACTTGGTCAGGTCATGATGCTGGGTGAAGGTGAACTGCGAAGCGGTGGCCGGGAGCGCGCCTCCATACTCGCTGATGCGATGGAAGCAATTTTTGCTGCCATTTATCTGGACGGTGGTTTTGATCAGGCCGCTGCAGTGATTCGGGCGCTGTTTGCGCCTATGATTGCGATAATTGATCCTGCTGTGCACGGCAAAGATAGTAAAACGAGATTACAGGAGTGGTTGCAGGCTCGAAAGTATGGCTTGCCCACGTATGTCATTGTTCGCCAAACCGGCGAAGCACATGATCAACAATTTTTAGTTGAATGCCGCATTGCAGCTGTCAATGTGGTGACTGAAGGAAATGGCAGTAGCCGACGCTCCGCAGAACAGGAAGCGGCGACTCATGCGATGGAACTGCTGGTCAACGGAACACGGAAATAACATGATGGACACCCCATTCCACGCAGGCTTTATTGCCATTGTCGGTCGACCCAACGTCGGAAAATCAACTTTGCTGAATCGCCTGATCGGTCAAAAGGTCAGTATTGTTTCACGCAAGGCACAAACTACGCGCCATCGAATTACTGGCATTCGTACTGATCCGGGTGTGCAGTATGTCTTTGTTGATACGCCAGGGTTTCAGACCAAATTTCGCAGCGCGCTGAACGATGCGATGAACCGTGGTGTGACCACGACGCTTGCAGATGTGGATGTGATTCTGTTTGTGATCGAGGCCAATCGCTTCGATGCACGTGACATGGAAGTGGTGAAGCTGCTGCCTAAGGATATTCCTGTCGTGCTGGTACTGAATAAGGCGGACATGCTCAAGGATAAAGCGCAGATGCTGCCCTTTATCGAGCGTGTAGCAGATCGTTTTCCATTTGCGGCAATCGTACCGATCTCTGCAAAGAAGGAAATGAAGATCGAAGTCTTGCTTGATGCCATCCGTCCGCATTTGCCAGAAGGCGTGCCGATGTACGAGGAAGATCAGGTCACTGATCGTAGCGAGCGATTCTTGGCGGCAGAACTTGTTCGAGAGAAAATCTTCAGACTGGTGGGCGATGAGTTGCCATATTCCACAGCGGTGGAAGTTGAACAGTATGAAGAAGAAGGTAATCTTCGTCGCATTCATATCGCCATTCTGGTGGATCGTGATGCTCAGAAGGCCATTCTCATTGGTCACAATGGCGAAAAGTTGAAGACCATTTCAACGCAAGCACGTATGGACATGGAAAAAATGTTCGATGCCAAGGTGTTCCTTGAGGTGTGGGTCAAGGTCAAGAGTGGTTGGGCTGACGACACACGCATGTTGCGTCAGTTTGGCTACGAATAAGGAATCGTGAATGGCCGGCAGCTGGTCGAAAGCACGCAATCGTGTGGATCGGGCGCCGGCTTTTCTATTGCATCAGCACCCTTGGCGCGAAACCAGTCTGATTCTGGATGTGTTCAGTCGTGACAAGGGACGGGTGTCGATTGCCGCACGTGGTGCAAGGCGGGCAGGATCACCTTTACGCGGGGTGCTGTTGGGTTTTCAACCGGTACTGCTATCCTGGTTTGGCTCAGGCGAAGTAAAAACACTACATACTGCAGAGTGGCAGGGCGGCGTGCCACACCTTGCCGGCTTACCGCTCATGTGTGGTTTTTACCTCAATGAGCTTCTTATCCGGCTTTTGCCGCGCGACGATCCACATCCCCAGCTTTTTGATGCATATCTCGAGGCCGTTGTAGCACTGTCGCTATCCCCGCGAGCCGGTATGCACGTGGTCGAACCCATTTTACGCCGAGCAGAACTCGCACTGTTAGCGGCCTTGGGCTACGGCGTTTCTTTCACTCACGACCGAGCCGGGCACCCGCTACAATCTGATTACACCTACCTCTGGTTGTCGGGTAGCGGATTTTCCCGTTGTCAGGTGGGAACACCACACTCAGTCATAGGGAGCAGTCTGCTTGCGATCGGGCAGGGCGAGTTATCTGATGCAAAGGTTGCACAGGATGCCAAGTCACTGATGCGATTGTTGTTTGGTGAATTGCTCGGGCCGGGGGAGTTGCATACAAGGCAGCTATTGCGGGATTTGCAATCTATTTATTCGGCAGAATGAGGTTTTCATGATTTTCGGGATTGGCACTGATTTATGTGATGTTGAACGAATTTCCGGTGCTTATCAAAAGCATGGCGATCGGCTTTTAGCTAGACTGTTGTCCGAAATCGAAATCAGTGAATTTCAGCACCATCATGATCCGGTACGCTTCCTTGCCAAACGCTGGGCAGCTAAAGAGGCTTTTGCCAAGGCGCTCGGGCATGGCGTGCGACCACCTGTAACATTGAATGGCATTACTATTTCACATGATGAAATGGGTAAGCCATTTATTATTACGAATAAACTAATAAACGAATTTATATTGGATAGAGGGATTAATTCAATTCATTTGTCCTTATCAGATGAAGCAAACCTTGTTTTGGCATTTGTTGTGATTGAAGCTAATCCTATTGGGATAATCTAACATTTAATTTAAAGTGCTGGACTTGCCATTGGCATGCATGCACAATGCATTGAATTGTCTAGCATTCAAATATAATCTGTACCTGTACAGATAGCGACGAATCGGAGGCAAGTCATGATAGCGATCGAAACCAGAGAACATTGTGTGTTTGCTTCGGTTGCAGGTGAGTTCACCTTAGCTGACTTCAAGTCGTTCGAAGACAATGTTCTGCACGAACTTGAATTTCACGGAACAGCAAATCTGTTGATCGACCTGTCCGACATGCTGTCTTACACAGTGGACGTCGTGTGGGAAGAGCTTCAGTTCGGGCGCGCGCACGCAGCATCATTCGGTAAAGTTGCTGTTGTCTGCCAGGATACCTGGGTCAGCTGGGCCGTATGGGTATCTCAGCTGTTTGTTCAGGCAGATGTTGTTCTATTCGATAATTCTAAAGAAGCAGAAAGCTGGTTAATGACTTGAACCGGCTTGCTGCTGGCGCCCACGTGGTGGATCAAACATGCGTAATCTGATTGGATCGTTGACCGGCTTGGTCAAAAAGGCTGATCCCCTGATGGATCCGCGTGCAACCAGCACATGGATGAAGGAGGTGCGCCAGCAGGATGTAACACGACAATTGCAGAATGTGCAAGAAGTGCTCAAACGCCTGGGAAGCATTGAGCGCCTCAATCTAGCTAACTTGCATGCCTTGCTGGTGATGGATGATGAGTCCCAGTATGCATTCGATATGCTGTGTCAGCAGTATGTGCAAAATCCTCACATGGGCAAGCAAGTTGAGGAGAAATTGTGGCAGGAAATTGTCACGCACATCAAGGCAATGCTGCATGCCTATCACCGCTTTGTTCGTCTGGAGGACATCAGCGAAGGTGAAGAGGCTGGCTTTCAAAAAGTCTCTGCGCTGATGCTGGCGCGTGGTCTTCGCTATATTGGCGTCTTGGTCAAGTGGCATCTTTTCAGATATGAGACCCCTGCTGCGAATCTATGGTCTGCTGCGAATCAATTCTACCGCTTATCCGAAGTGACACATGTTGATGTTGACCCTGTCGTACTTTACGGTGGGCAACAAGGGCAGCACACATCCTGTGCCGACGAATACCTGCATATTCAGATGCTCTGCACGCTGAACAGTGGTAATTTTAGTATCAGACAAATTGAATGGGCTGATCGCTGGCTTGGACTGTGGACGCATAATATCGAGATCGAACGAAAGTATCGGGCTGCTTTACATCAATTTTGTGCGGATTTATCCCAGACCCAGCCTGCAGTGAAAATTCACGAAGCAGTTCAAGGTGAAATGCTCCGTTTTTGGGGTGTGAATCAGCTAATTATCGAAATCACCCAGATTATTCAGCATCTGGAAAATGGTGAATCACCACAGAAAATTGGTCTGGGCGATGACGCGCGTATGCCTGGATGCCTGGATTTCATTCGCCAGCTTGAGATCATGTGGTCACGTGAGCCGAGCCGTCAGATTCAGCGTAGTACCCGCGAAAAGGTAAGTCAGACGGTTCTCGTTGTTCGTGGTCTGGATTCCATCTTCTCCGCAGTGCGGGGCGATGATGAGCGATTTATGGCCAAAGCTTCTAGCCAAGCCGTACCGGATAATGACGAGGCGCTTGATATGCGCCTGTACGGTTACGTCACTGAACGTACACGCCAGAAAATAGCCGCCGCACAGCAACGCCAGCAAGCCTGGGGCGTGCCTAAACCCAAAGCGCCTGAGGGTGAGCCCTGGGTACTGGAAAATGTATCGGAAGGTGGGTTCGGAGCGAATTTGCCATCGGCAAAAAATGACTGGGTAAGGCTATTCGCGCTCTTGGCTGTTAGAAATGATGATCAGTCGGGATGGAAAATTGCGGTAATCAGGCGTTTGATTCGCCAGAATCCGCAAGAACTGTACATCGGTGCGCAAATTCTGACCCCTGCAGCGGTATCCGTTAGTTTGATGCCAAAGCTGGAGGATATGGATACACCTTTGTCGACAGCGTTTGCCGGTCAAGCCAGTAATGCCATGCATGCCTTGTCGGCGTTGTATATTCCCTACCAATCAGCTGAACGACGTGCCAATACGATCCTAAGCAGGTCGTCAGACTATCAGCTTGGCAAGGTATATCAGGCGACCGCCCGCGATAAGCGCTTTATGCTGCGCATGGGTGAGGTACTTGAAAAAGGTGCAGACTGGATCTGGTGCGTAGTCAATATCGTCAAATGACATTGACCACGCCGTGAGGCTGATGCTGGCTGGTCAGGCAAAACGCTGATTGATCCAGCTGCCAATCAGACGAATTTCTTCAATGCATACCGAATGCTGCATCGGCCAGGTATGCCATTCCACCGGGTTGCCGCGTGTTTTGACGGCTTCCACTGCAGCTTGCCCTAATACCATCGGCACAACCGGGTCCATGCTACCGTGCCCTGCAAATACAGGTGTTGCTGCATTGGCTGGATGTGCTTGTTCCGCAATCAGTTCCGGCGACGGAATATAGGTGGACAGGGCAATAACCCCCGCCAGCTTCTCCGGATAGGTGAGGCCGACCGTATAGGCCATTGCGCCGCCTTGCGAGAATCCTGCAATCAGAATACGCTCAGTGGGAATACCGCGTTCATTTTCACGCTTGATCAGCGCTGTGATGTGCTCGACCGATGTCTCGATTCCCTTGCGGTCCGCGTGGCGTTTGATGTCCTCGAAGAACAAAATGTCGTACCAGGCGCGCATCACATAACCATTGTTGCAGGTTACTGGAATGGCAGGGGCATGCGGGAAGACAAAGCGGATGCCCTTGTCCTTGTTCAGACCCAACTCCGGTACGATCGGGGCAAAATCATTGCCATCAGCGCCAAGACCGTGCAGCCAGATCACAGCAAACTCGGGATTAGGACGCGTTTCGATTTCAATGGCGGGCAGGTAAGTGCTCACGAGTTGGATTCCTTGAGGTGGGCATGACGGAAGCAGGTGACGGGGTGGTCGTTGACCAGACCGGTTGCCTGCATCCATGCATAAATGATGGTGGGGCCGACAAAACGAAAGCCCATTTTCTTGAGTTCTTTGGAGATTGTTTCCGACAAGGCTGTTTGTGCGGGCGTCTCTTTCCCGCTGCCGAGATTCGACTGGATCGGGCGACCGTCCACAAAGCGCCATAGCCAAGCATCCAGCGTTTCACCGCGTTCGCGCATGCGCAGGTAGGCTTGTGCATTGCCAATAGTGGCATCTATTTTCAGGCGATTGCGGACAATACCCGCATCTGCCAGCAACCTTGCGCGATCAGTCTCATCAAAGCGGGCAATCGCCTCTGCGTTCCAGCCCGCAAAGGCATTGCGATAGCCTTCTCGCTTATTCAGGATGGTTTCCCAGCTCAATCCGGCTTGCGCACCTTCGAGATTCAACATTTCGAACAACTGAATCTCATTGTGGCAGGGTACGCCCCATTCTTCATCGTGGTAACGCAGATAAAGCGGATTAGTGGGATTGGCCCACGCGCAGCGTTCAATGGTCATGCGAACATCCAGGTTTTCCATGCCAGCCAGAGCTTGCGGATGGGTGTCAGACTGATACGCTGATTCAAGACCTTTCCGGCACCATCGGCGCGGATCTCCTCCAGCAAGGCGCGATAGATGGCGGCCATCATCAGCCCGGGCTTCTGAGTCTTGCGGTCGATCGCAGGGAGTTGCGCCAGCGCCTTCTGGTAGAACTGCTCCGCACGTTCGATCTGGAATTCCATCAACTGGCGGAACGCGTCGGATTCTTTGTATTGCTGGATGTCGGCGGCCAGCACATTGAAGCGCTGCAGGTCTTCAACGGGGAGATAGATCCGGCCGCGACGTGCATCCTCGCCCACATCACGAATGATATTGGTAAGCTGAAACGCCATGCCCAGATCATGCGCGTATTTGAGCGTTTGCTTGTCCTTCATGCCAAAAATCTGGGCAGACAAAAGCCCCACCACCGAAGCAACCCGGTAGCAGTACAGTTGTAAATCTTTGAAGGTCAGGTAGCGCGCGTGCTCCAGATCCATCTCCATGCCATCGATGATTTCGATGAAATGGTTTTGCTCTAGCTGCAGGCGTTGTACATGCGGCATGAGGGCCCGAGTGACTGGATGCTGCGGCTGTCCGGCATACATCTGGGCGATTTCATTACGCCACCAATTGAGTGTGGTGCGAGCGACGTTGTCATCGTGTGTTTCATCCACCACATCATCCACTTCACGACAGAAGGCATACAGCGCAGTAATGGCGCGTCTGGCTTCGTCGGGCAGGAAGCGGAAACTGTAATAAAAGCTGGAGCCGCTGCGAGCGGCTTTGTCTTCGCAATATTGATCGGGCGTCACGGTGGCTTCTCGTACGATATCGCCGCGATTGTAGCTGATCACGGCCTGCTTTGGCGCACTGCATCGTAAGCGACAGGGCAGGGTATGAAATGGTATCCTTATATGATCCTACCCTATTTAGAATCAGGTCCACCATGAGCATCAAATCTGATCGCTGGATTCGCCGCATGGCCGAGCAACATGGCATGATCGAGCCATTCGAGCCGAATCAGGTCAAGCAGGTTAATGGCGAGCGCATTGTGTCGTACGGCACATCCAGTTATGGCTACGATATTCGCTGCGCCGACGAATTCAAACTGTTCACCAATCTGAACAGCACGCTGATCGACCCTAAGAATTTCGATGAAAATAGCTTTGTCGATGTATCCGGCAAAGGCTACTGCATTATTCCGCCCAATTCCTTTGCGCTGGCGCGTACCGTCGAGTACTTCCGCATTCCGCGCAACGTGCTGACCGTGTGCCTCGGCAAGTCGACCTATGCCCGTTGCGGCATCATCGTCAATGTCACACCGTTCGAGCCGGAATGGGAAGGCTATGTGACACTGGAGTTCTCCAACACCACGCCGCTGCCGGCCAAGATTTACGCAGGAGAAGGTTGTGCGCAGGTACTGTTCTTTGAAGCCGATGCCGATGATGTGTGCGAAACTTCGTACAAGGATCGTGGCGGTAAATATCAGGGCCAAGTGGGCGTGACGCTGCCTAAGACGTGATCGGCTTATTTTGATGTTGCGACTAATCTGGCAACGTCAGATGTGAAAAAACCCGCTGCCACGCGGGTTTTTGTTTGAGCAGCTTTGTCGTTTAACCGACAAACTTGCGGGCATTGCGGAACATGCGCATCCAGCCGCCATCCTCGCCCCAGTTGTCCGGGTGCCAGGAGTTTTGCATGGCGCGGAAGACCCGTTCCGGGTGCGGCATCATGATGCTGAAGCGGCCATCAGCCGTGGTCACACCGGCTAGACCGTTTGGCGAGCCATTCGGGTTGAGCGGGTAGACTTCGGTCGGCAAGCCACGACCATCCACATAGCGCATTGCTGCGATGGTGCGAGCCGGATCAGCATTGCCCGTATAGACTGCACGGCCTTCGCCATGGCTGACCACCACCGGCATGCGCGAGCCCACCATGCCCTGGAAGAACAGGCTCGGGCTGGCCGGCACATCGACCATCACCAGACGCGCTTCAAACTGTTCGCTGGCATTGCGGCGGAACTTCGGCCAGTTTTCGGCACCCGGAATGATCTCCGACAAGTTCGACATCATCTGGCAGCCGTTACACACGCCCAGCGCGAATGTTTCGTTGCGGTGGAAGAAGGCGGTGAACTCAT from Burkholderiaceae bacterium DAT-1 harbors:
- the dcd gene encoding dCTP deaminase; this translates as MSIKSDRWIRRMAEQHGMIEPFEPNQVKQVNGERIVSYGTSSYGYDIRCADEFKLFTNLNSTLIDPKNFDENSFVDVSGKGYCIIPPNSFALARTVEYFRIPRNVLTVCLGKSTYARCGIIVNVTPFEPEWEGYVTLEFSNTTPLPAKIYAGEGCAQVLFFEADADDVCETSYKDRGGKYQGQVGVTLPKT
- the acpS gene encoding holo-ACP synthase; protein product: MIFGIGTDLCDVERISGAYQKHGDRLLARLLSEIEISEFQHHHDPVRFLAKRWAAKEAFAKALGHGVRPPVTLNGITISHDEMGKPFIITNKLINEFILDRGINSIHLSLSDEANLVLAFVVIEANPIGII
- a CDS encoding dienelactone hydrolase family protein, producing the protein MSTYLPAIEIETRPNPEFAVIWLHGLGADGNDFAPIVPELGLNKDKGIRFVFPHAPAIPVTCNNGYVMRAWYDILFFEDIKRHADRKGIETSVEHITALIKRENERGIPTERILIAGFSQGGAMAYTVGLTYPEKLAGVIALSTYIPSPELIAEQAHPANAATPVFAGHGSMDPVVPMVLGQAAVEAVKTRGNPVEWHTWPMQHSVCIEEIRLIGSWINQRFA
- a CDS encoding DUF4845 domain-containing protein translates to MKKQSGFSLMQAFAGMVLLGMLAVVGFKLIPVYTEYFAVKRSLQRVAIEQKGLPVAQIRESFDKYAQIESISSVHGQDLEIESDNEGMDLHVEYFREVSLVANISLKFNFKADGRSSGNAK
- the era gene encoding GTPase Era codes for the protein MMDTPFHAGFIAIVGRPNVGKSTLLNRLIGQKVSIVSRKAQTTRHRITGIRTDPGVQYVFVDTPGFQTKFRSALNDAMNRGVTTTLADVDVILFVIEANRFDARDMEVVKLLPKDIPVVLVLNKADMLKDKAQMLPFIERVADRFPFAAIVPISAKKEMKIEVLLDAIRPHLPEGVPMYEEDQVTDRSERFLAAELVREKIFRLVGDELPYSTAVEVEQYEEEGNLRRIHIAILVDRDAQKAILIGHNGEKLKTISTQARMDMEKMFDAKVFLEVWVKVKSGWADDTRMLRQFGYE
- the hpnD gene encoding presqualene diphosphate synthase HpnD → MTPDQYCEDKAARSGSSFYYSFRFLPDEARRAITALYAFCREVDDVVDETHDDNVARTTLNWWRNEIAQMYAGQPQHPVTRALMPHVQRLQLEQNHFIEIIDGMEMDLEHARYLTFKDLQLYCYRVASVVGLLSAQIFGMKDKQTLKYAHDLGMAFQLTNIIRDVGEDARRGRIYLPVEDLQRFNVLAADIQQYKESDAFRQLMEFQIERAEQFYQKALAQLPAIDRKTQKPGLMMAAIYRALLEEIRADGAGKVLNQRISLTPIRKLWLAWKTWMFA
- a CDS encoding DNA-3-methyladenine glycosylase I, translating into MTIERCAWANPTNPLYLRYHDEEWGVPCHNEIQLFEMLNLEGAQAGLSWETILNKREGYRNAFAGWNAEAIARFDETDRARLLADAGIVRNRLKIDATIGNAQAYLRMRERGETLDAWLWRFVDGRPIQSNLGSGKETPAQTALSETISKELKKMGFRFVGPTIIYAWMQATGLVNDHPVTCFRHAHLKESNS
- the lepB gene encoding signal peptidase I is translated as MALVARLKGYRARGGEKALPDWAAFGFSNWIVLLSIGVLKTFVIEPMQIPSSSMRPGLVVGDFIVVNKFAYGIRVPFINEVIVPTGAPARGDVVVFRYPLNTKINYIKRLIGLPGDTVEYRNKQLSVNGIRYESQPIGVYKYDERENSVNRMQEKTPSKTYQTLNDPDQQAYNLMQLAQISMQPEFASSGERDLQSANCQIDETGFVCKVPAGHYLMLGDNRDNSSDGRYWGFVPENHLAGRAFMIWMNFKDMSRVGTMIH
- a CDS encoding STAS/SEC14 domain-containing protein produces the protein MIAIETREHCVFASVAGEFTLADFKSFEDNVLHELEFHGTANLLIDLSDMLSYTVDVVWEELQFGRAHAASFGKVAVVCQDTWVSWAVWVSQLFVQADVVLFDNSKEAESWLMT
- the rnc gene encoding ribonuclease III, producing the protein MNTLVKQLGYSFAQVSLLRQALTHRSYGVPHNERLEFLGDGILNAVVARLLFDAFPGVSEGELSRLRASLVKKETLAELAVRLELGQVMMLGEGELRSGGRERASILADAMEAIFAAIYLDGGFDQAAAVIRALFAPMIAIIDPAVHGKDSKTRLQEWLQARKYGLPTYVIVRQTGEAHDQQFLVECRIAAVNVVTEGNGSSRRSAEQEAATHAMELLVNGTRK
- the recO gene encoding DNA repair protein RecO — translated: MAGSWSKARNRVDRAPAFLLHQHPWRETSLILDVFSRDKGRVSIAARGARRAGSPLRGVLLGFQPVLLSWFGSGEVKTLHTAEWQGGVPHLAGLPLMCGFYLNELLIRLLPRDDPHPQLFDAYLEAVVALSLSPRAGMHVVEPILRRAELALLAALGYGVSFTHDRAGHPLQSDYTYLWLSGSGFSRCQVGTPHSVIGSSLLAIGQGELSDAKVAQDAKSLMRLLFGELLGPGELHTRQLLRDLQSIYSAE